From a region of the Brachyhypopomus gauderio isolate BG-103 unplaced genomic scaffold, BGAUD_0.2 sc92, whole genome shotgun sequence genome:
- the kcnip4b gene encoding Kv channel-interacting protein 4 produces MSRRRCKRQLIKFAQHVHRLVTGTLNSENEIVEQDGTVEHHRPEDPERLCSQSHFTKKELHVLYRGFKTECPSGIVNEDTFKSIYAQFFPGDSSKYAHFIFKAFDTDQNGTITFDKYARGLSVLLRGSADEKLNWTFNLYDLNKDGYITNEEMLDIMKAIYDMRGDCFQPGLKEELPQQHVDIFFQKMDRNQDGVVTVDEFIDACQKDDNIMRSIRLFESTI; encoded by the exons ATGAGCAGACGAAGGTGCAAGCGTCAGCTGATTAAGTTTGCCCAGCACGTGCATCGACTGGTCACGGGGACTCTAAATTCAG AAAATGAAATCGTTGAGCAGGACGGGACCGTGGAGCATCACCGCCCGGAAGATCCGGAGCGACTGTGTAGTCAGAGCCACTTCACCAAGAAGGAGCTCCACGTTCTATACAGGGGCTTCAAAAca GAGTGTCCCAGTGGTATTGTGAATGAAGATACATTCAAAAGCATTTATGCCCAGTTTTTCCCAGGAG ACTCATCAAAATATGCACACTTTATCTTCAAAGCATTTGATACCGACCAGAATGGCACCATCACTTTTGAT AAGTATGCGAGGGGTCTGTCAGTCCTCCTCCGGGGCTCTGCCGATGAGAAGCTGAACTGGACCTTCAACTTGTATGACCTCAACAAAGATGGATACATCACCAATGAG GAAATGCTGGATATAATGAAAGCCATTTATGACATGAGGGGGGACTGTTTTCAACCAGGCCTAAAGGAGGAGCTTCCCCAACAACATGTGGACATTTTTTTTCAG AAAATGGACAGAAACCAGGACGGTGTGGTcactgttgatgaatttatcgatGCTTGCCAAAAA GATGACAACATAATGCGGTCTATAAGACTTTTTGAGAGCACAATCTAG
- the myoz2b gene encoding myozenin-2b isoform X2 produces the protein MDLGKKLSTPKDIMLEELSLLSNRGSRLFKMRQRRSEKYTFESIQNEANAILNNEDQANVENMENKDTSKTPPNTPNLRNASNPEGIAPGYGGPLKDVPPEKFNATALPKSYHSPWEEAIINDPALADTLQVRMPAPEPKAEMPDYRSFNRVATPYGGFDKAPRGITFKIPEIDLNPPRYPELQDAAAKRPTFNRTAQGWISDGLPVILPTVTLEPMEIPESDDL, from the exons ATGGACCTTGGCAAAAAGCTCTCCACTCCTAAAGATATCATGTTGGAAGAGCTCTCGCTCCTTTCCAACCGAGGCTCCCGTCTTTTCAAAATGCGCCAGCGCCGGTCAGAGAAGTACACTTTCGAAAGCATTCAGAATGAAGCCAATGCCATTTTGAAT AATGAAGATCAAGCTAATGTTGAAAACATGGAGAATAAAGACACATCTAAaacaccccccaacacccctaaTCTCAGAAATGCATCGAATCCTGAGGGGATTGCACCAG GTTACGGGGGGCCCCTGAAGGATGTGCCCCCTGAGAAGTTCAATGCCACAGCCCTGCCCAAGTCCTACCACTCCCCCTGGGAAGAGGCCATCATCAATGACCCGGCACTGGCTGATACGCTCCAGGTCAGGATGCCCGCACCCGAGCCCAAAGCAGAGATGCCTGACTACAGAAGCTTTAATAG GGTGGCTACACCATACGGAGGCTTTGACAAGGCCCCGCGAGGGATCACCTTCAAAATCCCGGAGATCGACCTGAACCCACCGCGGTACCCCGAGCTCCAGGACGCCGCCGCCAAGAGACCAACGTTCAACAGGACGGCCCAGGGCTGGATCTCTGACGGCCTGCCTGTTATCTTGCCCACGGTCACCCTGGAGCCCATGGAGATCCCAGAGTCTGACGACCTGTAA
- the synpo2b gene encoding synaptopodin 2b yields the protein MEQLPQTKGKGVLMFAKRRQRIDEIAAEHEEMRRHGIPVEAFVEHEIMAPSVPVIKEETALIEQDVQGKQQLEYQEQQYQQQQDYQPNTGVNGLDPCSKSFVPNRTAKPFLVGLNQAPKPFSPIKVVPGPTLKKPENIFKVPIPVNTSPQVWSPTGDIIASRDERIAVPAIKTGILPEIKRRGTNKLNSREPQEEDHLSLGAEACNFMQVPTVRHKNPPPVLPKPAINPAYPLWSTEGRAIHSPLTPSSPAPGQVYSALPQQIRAPPQPQPSIKPWAPSPTQPGPQQPMSGWLPPNQPTSNQATWPSGPQQPPMNIQTPTVSHAAPPQSNILWTKPQYQASAVVSCPPQHGSSSFLPSKALLASPRGHPLQPRFSDGPTLKGKGAELFAKRQTRMEKFVVDTETVQANKARPPSPTLSMPSTWKYSPNIRAPPPVSYNPIVSPFYPLAAQKQPPPSTSPKIKSKTSKDQPKPKAKHLSVVDVMKHQPYQLNSSLFTYNSTPETKAVSPKASPVPPLESKRTPIHTPTHLQAPSPGRFPSPTLAPSPVLSSESAHLFKQGAPATLGGPVSVSYPFIHQPTPAEYTAASQPPHGKLPAPPATHDGPSTKALSSPSTPLPTATAHAYVFPSSFSQNSEMISRCALPMAPRPRFSAKRAAVGGKQWKPVVMQH from the coding sequence ATGGAGCAGCTTCCACAGACAAAAGGCAAAGGAGTCCTCATGTTTGCCAAGCGGCGACAGAGGATTGATGAAATTGCTGCAGAACACGAGGAGATGAGGCGTCACGGCATACCAGTGGAAGCATTTGTGGAACATGAGATCATGGCACCCTCAGTACCGGTCATAAAAGAGGAGACTGCACTCATCGAACAGGATGTTCAAGGGAAACAACAACTAGAATATCAGGAACAGCAATATCAGCAGCAGCAAGATTATCAGCCAAACACTGGTGTAAATGGTCTAGACCCCTGCTCCAAATCCTTTGTGCCCAATAGAACTGCCAAGCCTTTTCTGGTTGGTCTCAATCAAGCCCCAAAACCATTTTCTCCCATTAAAGTTGTCCCAGGCCCAACATTGAAGAAACCCGAAAATATCTTTAAAGTTCCCATTCCAGTGAATACAAGCCCCCAGGTCTGGTCACCCACAGGAGATATAATTGCCTCTCGTGATGAACGTATTGCAGTTCCAGCTATTAAAACTGGAATTCTACCAGAAATCAAAAGGAGAGGGACAAACAAATTAAACTCCAGAGAGCCTCAAGAGGAAGACCACCTCAGTCTGGGTGCAGAAGCCTGCAACTTCATGCAAGTTCCAACAGTTAGGCACAAAAACCCTCCACCTGTCCTTCCCAAGCCTGCAATCAACCCAGCTTACCCACTTTGGTCTACAGAGGGACGTGCCATTCACAGTCCCCTTACACCATCAAGTCCTGCTCCTGGTCAAGTGTACTCGGCTCTGCCACAGCAAATCCGGGCTCCACCCCAACCTCAGCCCAGTATCAAGCCCTGGGCTCCATCACCAACTCAACCAGGGCCACAGCAGCCTATGTCTGGCTGGCTGCCTCCCAATCAACCAACTTCAAATCAGGCCACTTGGCCATCAGGACCACAGCAGCCACCAATGAATATCCAGACACCAACTGTATCCCATGCAGCTCCCCCTCAGTCAAATATCCTCTGGACTAAGCCCCAATATCAGGCCAGTGCTGTGGTTTCCTGCCCACCCCAACACGGGAGTTCTTCCTTCCTTCCATCCAAGGCTCTACTGGCTTCTCCAAGGGGGCATCCTTTACAACCCAGGTTTTCAGATGGGCCAACCCTTAAGGGAAAAGGTGCAGAACTGTTTGCCAAGCGACAGACTCGCATGGAAAAGTTTGTGGTCGACACAGAGACTGTGCAGGCCAACAAGGCTAGACCCCCCTCACCTACACTGTCTATGCCAAGCACCTGGAAATATTCTCCCAATATCCGGGCCCCTCCTCCAGTGTCCTACAACCCAATTGTATCCCCTTTCTATCCTCTAGCAGCACAGAAGCAACCCCCTCCTTCAACTAGCCCAAAAATAAAGTCCAAAACAAGCAAAGATCAACCCAAGCCAAAAGCTAAACATCTCAGTGTTGTAGATGTCATGAAACATCAGCCTTATCAGCTGAACTCCTCGCTCTTTACCTACAACTCCACCCCAGAAACAAAAGCTGTGAGCCCCAAAGCATCCCCGGTTCCCCCTCTAGAGTCCAAACGAACCCCCATCCATACCCCAACCCATCTGCAAGCCCCCTCCCCTGGCCGTTTCCCATCTCCTACCCTGGCTCCTTCCCCTGTCCTATCTTCGGAAAGTGCCCATTTATTTAAACAAGGTGCTCCTGCAACACTCGGTGGACCGGTGAGTGTTTCCTATCCCTTCATCCATCAGCCCACACCTGCTGAGTATACTGCTGCTTCACAGCCCCCACATGGAAAACTGCCTGCTCCTCCTGCCACGCATGATGGCCCCAGCACAAAAGCCTTGTCCAGCCCCTCCACACCTCTCCCTACTGCTACTGCCCATGCCTACGTCTTTCCTTCCTCTTTCTCGCAAAATAGCGAAATGATATCAAGGTGTGCATTGCCAATGGCTCCGAGGCCTAGATTCTCTGCAAAAAGAGCAGCTGTTGGTGGCAAGCAGTGGAAACCAGTGGTGATGCAACACTAA
- the myoz2b gene encoding myozenin-2b isoform X1 → MSRFSTLSARERKMQAAAICREVHGSSNGDTMDLGKKLSTPKDIMLEELSLLSNRGSRLFKMRQRRSEKYTFESIQNEANAILNNEDQANVENMENKDTSKTPPNTPNLRNASNPEGIAPGYGGPLKDVPPEKFNATALPKSYHSPWEEAIINDPALADTLQVRMPAPEPKAEMPDYRSFNRVATPYGGFDKAPRGITFKIPEIDLNPPRYPELQDAAAKRPTFNRTAQGWISDGLPVILPTVTLEPMEIPESDDL, encoded by the exons ATGTCACGATTCAGTACCCTTTCAGCCCGAGAGAGGAAGATGCAGGCGGCTGCCATTTGTCGTGAAGTTCATGGCAGTTCTAATG GTGATACGATGGACCTTGGCAAAAAGCTCTCCACTCCTAAAGATATCATGTTGGAAGAGCTCTCGCTCCTTTCCAACCGAGGCTCCCGTCTTTTCAAAATGCGCCAGCGCCGGTCAGAGAAGTACACTTTCGAAAGCATTCAGAATGAAGCCAATGCCATTTTGAAT AATGAAGATCAAGCTAATGTTGAAAACATGGAGAATAAAGACACATCTAAaacaccccccaacacccctaaTCTCAGAAATGCATCGAATCCTGAGGGGATTGCACCAG GTTACGGGGGGCCCCTGAAGGATGTGCCCCCTGAGAAGTTCAATGCCACAGCCCTGCCCAAGTCCTACCACTCCCCCTGGGAAGAGGCCATCATCAATGACCCGGCACTGGCTGATACGCTCCAGGTCAGGATGCCCGCACCCGAGCCCAAAGCAGAGATGCCTGACTACAGAAGCTTTAATAG GGTGGCTACACCATACGGAGGCTTTGACAAGGCCCCGCGAGGGATCACCTTCAAAATCCCGGAGATCGACCTGAACCCACCGCGGTACCCCGAGCTCCAGGACGCCGCCGCCAAGAGACCAACGTTCAACAGGACGGCCCAGGGCTGGATCTCTGACGGCCTGCCTGTTATCTTGCCCACGGTCACCCTGGAGCCCATGGAGATCCCAGAGTCTGACGACCTGTAA